Proteins encoded in a region of the Benincasa hispida cultivar B227 chromosome 2, ASM972705v1, whole genome shotgun sequence genome:
- the LOC120071060 gene encoding rho GTPase-activating protein 7: protein MSASLAAFERPRAGSSNTVFKSGPLFISSKGLGWKSWKKRWFILTRTSLVFFKNDPSALPQRGGEVNLTLGGIDLNNSGSVVVREDKKLLTVLFPDGRDGRAFTLKAETSDDLFEWKTALEQALAQAPSAALVMGHNGIFRSDTSDKIDSSFHPWRDKRPVKSLVVGRPILLALEDIDGGPSFLEKALRFLETFGTKVEGILRQSADVEEVDRRVQEYEQGKTEFGSDEDAHVIGDCIKHILRELPSSPVPASCCTALLEAYKIDRKEARINAMRSSILETFPEPNRRLLQRVLKMMHTISSHAHENRMTPSAVAACMAPLLLRPLLAGECELEDEFDVSGDNSAQLLAAANAANNAQAIVTTLLEEFENIFDDENLHRCSISADSQIENSGSDDSTDDDNLDVKGNGFHNVENGVDPDTDDDPERVLSGKLSESSGYAGSDLYDYKAFGGDDSEVGSPGENHDIAQSSNSCFDHHKNSDTNVQLIGDQSKQKKGHVNSLTEMETPNISPAGESYRSMGEILNSMDPGNESSSAKPVGKVSSSNINAKRTTFWGRSNARKTPSIESVDSSGEEELAIQRLEMTKNDLQQRIAKEARGNAILQASLERRKQALHERRLALEQDVSRLQEQLQAERDLRAALEVGLSMSSGQFNNSRGMDSKTRAELEEIALAEADVARLKQKVAELHHQLNQQRQHNYGSLSDACDRYQHVQNHGSQLRFLQQDFDSTLAFVNHERKQRNEEGLMGSDWRNIKGQVLGSANSNKPTPRKLFMDSLSPSDSKSTEVSTSISVDELAVDSASLPSTSKAGEVLDYTRHSTVPSSTLVELTTRLDFFKERRSQLMEQLHNLDLNYGASSSQDFIYKQPPSPPWK from the exons ATGTCTGCTTCCTTGGCGGCTTTTGAGCGTCCCCGAGCTGGGTCTTCGAATACG GTTTTCAAGAGTGGCCCGCTTTTTATATCATCCAAAG GACTAGGGTGGAAATCTTGGAAGAAGCGCTGGTTCATCCTTACACGCACTTCCCTAGTATTCTTTAAAAATGATCCT aGTGCACTTCCTCAAAGAGGGGGTGAAGTAAATCTTACTTTGGGGGGCATAGACTTGAATAATTCAGGGAG TGTTGTTGTTAGAGAGGATAAGAAGCTCTTGACTGTATTGTTTCCTGATGGTCGTGATGGACGAGCTTTCACTCTCAAG GCTGAGACCTCAGATGATCTGTTTGAATGGAAAACTGCGCTTGAACAAGCCCTTGCACAAGCACCAAGTGCTGCCCTTGTCATGGGACATAATGGGATTTTTCGGAGTGACACTAGTGACAAAATTGACAGCTCTTTCCACCCAT GGAGAGATAAGCGTCCTGTTAAATCTTTGGTGGTGGGAAGACCTATTTTACTTGCATTGGAAGATATTGACGGAGGTCCATCTTTCCTTGAGAAAGCACTTCGGTTTCTTGAAACATTTG GCACCAAGGTAGAAGGGATTTTGCGGCAATCTGCAGATGTTGAAGAGGTAGACCGTAGAGTTCAGGAATATGAACAAG GCAAGACAGAGTTTGGTTCTGATGAGGATGCTCATGTCATTGGTGATTGTATTAAG CATATTCTACGAGAGCTTCCATCATCACCAGTCCCAGCTTCGTGCTGCACTGCATTGCTTGAGGCTTATA AAATTGATCGAAAAGAGGCGCGGATCAATGCCATGCGATCATCTATATTGGAGACTTTTCCTGAACCAAACCGACGTTTGTTACAAAG AGTTTTAAAGATGATGCATACCATCTCTTCTCATGCTCACGAGAATCGGATGACTCCATCTGCTGTTGCTGCTTGCATGGCACCTTTGCTGTTACGACCTTTATTAGCTGGGGAATGTGAGTTGGAAGATGAATTTGATGTAAGTGGTGATAACTCTGCTCAGTTGCTGGCTGCTGCCAATGCGGCCAATAATGCTCAAGCAATTGTTACAACACTTTTGGAGGAGTTTGAGAATATTTTTGAT GATGAGAATCTACACAGATGCTCAATTTCAGCAGATTCTCAGATAGAAAATAGTGGAAGTGACGATTCCACTGATGATGATAATCTTGATGTGAAAGGAAATGGCTTTCACAATGTGGAAAATGGGGTTGATCCAGACACAGATGACGATCCTGAGCGGGTTCTTAGTGGAAAATTGAGTGAAAGTAGTGGCTATGCTGGAAGTGATCTTTATGACTATAAG GCTTTTGGAGGTGATGACTCGGAGGTTGGATCCCCAGGAGAAAATCATGATATAGCTCAGAGTTCAAATTCATGTTTTGATCATCATAagaactctgataccaatgtccAACTGATTGGGGACCAAAGCAAACAAAAGAAAGGACATGTAAACTCTTTGACTGAGATGGAAACTCCAAATATTTCACCTGCCGGCGAATCTTATCGTTCAATGGgagaaattttgaattcaatggATCCAGGAAATGAGTCAAGTTCTGCGAAGCCAGTTGGTAAAGTTTCAAGCTCTAATATTAATGCTAAGAGAACAACTTTCTGGGGAAGGAGCAAt GCCAGAAAGACACCCTCTATTGAGTCAGTTGATTCTTCTGGAGAAGAAGA GCTTGCTATTCAGAGGCTTGAGATGACAAAAAATGACTTGCAACAGAGGATTGCCAAGGAG GCTAGAGGAAATGCAATTTTACAAGCCAGCTTGGAAAGAAGGAAACAAGCTTTGCATGAGCGACGGTTGGCACTTGAACAAGAT GTTTCAAGATTACAAGAGCAATTGCAAGCAGAAAGAGATCTTAGAGCTGCTTTGGAAGTTGGCCTAAGCATGTCTTCTGgacaatttaataattcacGTGGCATGGATTCAAAG ACAAGGGCTGAGCTTGAGGAGATTGCTCTTGCTGAAGCAGATGTGGCTCGGTTAAAGCAGAAAGTTGCTGAGCTCCACCACCAGTTGAATCAGCAACGCCAACACAACTATGGTTCTTTATCTGATGCATGTGACCGATATCAACATGTTCAGAATCATGGTTCTCAACT GAGATTTCTTCAGCAAGATTTTGACTCGACCCTTGCTTTTGTTAATCATGAAAGGAAACAAAGGAATGAG GAAGGTTTGATGGGAAGTGATTGGAGAAATATCAAAGGACAAGTATTAGGATCTGCAAATAGTAATAAACCAACTCCACGGAAGCTATTTATGGATTCATTAAGCCCAAGTGACTCAAAGAGCACCGAGGTTTCAACTAGCATTTCTGTGGACGAACTTGCTGTTGATTCTGCTTCTTTGCCTTCTACTTCAAAAGCAGGAGAG GTTTTGGATTACACAAGACACTCAACAGTGCCTTCGTCAACATTGGTAGAATTAACGACACGCCTCGATTTCTTCAAGGAGAGACGTTCTCAGTTGATGGAGCAGCTCCATAATCTTGATTTAAATTATGGTGCATCATCCTCACAAGACTTCATCTATAAACAACCGCCATCTCCGCCATGGAAATAA
- the LOC120070737 gene encoding protein SMG7: MAKMSASASSSWERAQRLYEKNIELENRRRRSAQARVPSDPNAWQQMRENYEAIILEDYAFSEQHNIEYALWQLHYKRIEELRGHYTAAINPTGSNNSQGVPTRPDRVSKIRLQFKTFLSEATGFYHDLILKIRAKYGLPLGFFSEDADNRMATDKDGKKSSDMKKGLISCHRCLIYLGDLARYKGLYGEGDSKNREYTAASSYYLQAASLWPSSGNPHHQLAILASYSGDELVAVYRYFRSLAVDSPFSTARENLIVAFEKNRQSHFQLSATAKPPLKKESPIRFSGKGRKGEVKLATKDSSTEPPKESVLSPQDPFKSFCIRFVRLNGILFTRTSLETFTEVLSLVNSSFSELLASGPEEELLFGTDAAENSLIIVRIVAILIFTVHNVNKETEGQTYSEIVQRAVLIQNAHIAVFELMGSILDRCSQLRDPLSSFFLPGLLVLIEWLACCPEIAANSEVDDKQATARSKFWNLCISFFNKLLSSGSVSLDDDGDETCFFNLSKYEEGETENRLALWEDLELRGFLPLLPAQTILDFSRKHSGSDGNKEKVARIKRILAAGKALANVVKIDQEPIYYNSKVKRFCTGVEPQVPNDFVIPSSSSMIPSPGSAIQETQVEKTNNLAVGKPSSQLVLEGEEEDEVIVFKPLVAEKRIEIADSLRSGYEGLQLGSNSSGGDLRSYGGVTTSSDDVYQSNGFESSSQAPVTAANINTLHWQTIQANASKWPLEQEACLVDSLQSLRLLENGHGMKSDFQNDISMFNHAAHSMPIKQAVSINNDVFYSDKKPIGTLVQSRNDVAASFGGIIDPMTTGAFSSLQTGLRKSPVGRPVRHLGPPPGFNHVPTKHANESLPGSEFRSENQIMDDYSWLDGYQLPSSTKDSANAVHLTSHMNAQQVGVSNMLSATISFPFPGKQVPNVQSPIGKQKGWPDFQVLEQLKQHNEQHLQPHQQLVNGGSQLFNSLPEQYPGQSIWTGRYFM; this comes from the exons ATGGCTAAGATGTCTGCTTCCGCTTCTTCATCGTGGGAGCGTGCTCAACGCCTTTATGAAAag AATATCGAGTTGGAAAATCGACGTAGAAGGTCGGCTCAGGCTCGAGTTCCTTCAGATCCCAATGCATGGCAACAAATGCGTGAGAATTATGAGGCAATAATCCTCGAGGATTATGCTTTTTCTGAACAGCACAATATTGAGTATGCTCTATGGCAGTTGCATTACAAGCGAATTGAGGAGTTGAGGGGACACTATACTGCTGCTATAAATCCTACTGGTTCTAACAATTCTCAAGGGGTGCCTACAAGGCCTGACAGAGTTTCAAAAATAAGATTGCAGTTCAAAACTTTTCTTTCCGAAGCTACTGGATTTTACCATGATTTAATATTGAAAATCAGAGCAAAATATGGGCTCCCTTTGGGTTTTTTCTCGGAGGATGCAGACAACCGTATGGCTACAGATAAAGATGGAAAGAAGTCTTCTGACATGAAGAAAGGTCTCATTTCTTGTCATCGTTGTTTGATATACTTGGGTGATCTTGCTCGCTACAAAGGGTTATATGGGGAAGGCGATTCAAAAAATCGGGAGTATACTGCAGCTTCAAGTTATTACCTGCAAGCAGCATCACTTTGGCCATCGAGTGGCAATCCTCATCATCAG CTTGCTATTTTAGCTTCATACTCAGGAGATGAGTTGGTTGCTGTTTATCGATATTTCCGTAGTTTGGCTGTTGATTCTCCATTTTCTACTGCCAGAGAGAATTTGATTGTtgcgtttgagaag AACCGTCAGAGCCATTTTCAGCTGTCAGCGACTGCTAAACCTCCTCTGAAGAAGGAATCACCTATTCGATTTAGTGGAAAAGGACGGAAGGGAGAAGTAAAGCTTGCAACTAAAGATTCTAGTACTGAACCCCCAAAGGAGAGTGTGTTATCTCCACAAGATCCTTTTAAATCCTTTTGCATTAGATTTGTTCGTCTAAATGGAATTCTTTTCACACGCACAAG ccTAGAGACCTTTACAGAGGTACTATCATTAGTTAATAGTAGTTTCTCCGAACTTTTGGCTTCTGGACCTGAAGAGGAACTGCTTTTTGGAACGGATGCTGCTGAGAACAGTCTCATCATAGTTAGAATTGTTGCAATTCTTATATTCACGGTTCACAATGTGAATAAAGAAACTGAAGGGCAGACGTACTCAGAAATTGTACAACGGGCTGTGTTGATTCAGAATGCACATATTGCAGTCTTTGAGTTGATGGGCTCTATTCTAGACAGATGTTCCCAGTTGCGTGATCCTTTATCAAGTTTTTTTCTGCCTGGCCTTCTAGTTCTTATTGAATGGTTGGCCTGTTGCCCAGAAATTGCAGCAAACAGTGAAGTGGATGATAAACAGGCAACTGCTAGATCAAAATTTTGGAACCTTTGCATCTCCTTCTTCAATAAGCTTTTGTCAAGTGGTTCTGTGTCCTTAGATGATGATGGAGATGAAACTTGCTTTTTTAACCTCAGTAAATATGAAGAGGGCGAAACTGAAAATCGGCTTGCATTGTGGGAGGATCTTGAATTAAGGGGATTCTTGCCACTTCTTCCTGCACAGACGATATTGGATTTTTCAAGGAAGCATTCTGGAAGTGATGGCAATAAAGAGAAGGTTGCTCGCATTAAAAGGATTTTGGCTGCAGGGAAGGCTTTAGCAAACGTAGTCAAGATTGATCAAGAACCGATATACTACAATTCAAAGGTGAAAAGGTTTTGCACCGGTGTTGAACCTCAAGTGCCAAATGATTTCGTCATTCCATCGTCTTCTAGCATGATTCCTAGTCCAGGTAGTGCAATTCAAGAAACTCAAGTCGAGAAAACAAACAATTTGGCAGTTGGTAAGCCAAGTTCCCAGCTAGTTTTGGAAGGGGAAGAGGAGGATGAAGTAATTGTCTTCAAGCCTCTAGTTGCTGAGAAGCGAATTGAAATTGCTGATTCACTGCGGTCAGGTTATGAGGGTTTGCAACTTGGAAGTAACTCATCTGGAGGTGATCTGAGATCCTATGGTGGTGTGACAACCTCTTCTGATGATGTTTACCAGTCAAATGGTTTTGAGTCAAGTTCTCAAGCACCTGTTACTGCTGCTAATATTAACACTCTCCACTGGCAAACGATTCAGGCGAATGCTTCCAAATGGCCACTTGAACAGGAAGCTTGCCTTGTTGATAGCTTGCAAAGTTTGAGGTTATTGGAGAATGGGCATGGGATGAAATCTGATTTTCAGAATGATATAAGCATGTTTAATCATGCTGCTCACTCGATGCCTATCAAGCAAGCTGTTAGCATAAATAATGATGTTTTTTACAGTGACAAAAAGCCCATAGGAACTCTTGTGCAATCTAGGAATGATGTTGCTGCCTCGTTTGGAGGCATTATTGACCCAATGACTACAGGTGCATTTTCTAGCCTTCAAACAGGGTTGAGAAAAAGCCCAGTTGGTCGACCAGTTAGGCATCTTGGACCTCCTCCTGGATTCAACCACGTTCCAACTAAGCATGCTAATGAATCCCTTCCTGGTTCAGAGTTTAGAAGTGAGAATCAGATCATGGATGATTATAGCTGGTTAGATGGATATCAGCTGCCCTCTTCTACAAAAGACTCTGCTAATGCTGTGCATCTCACCTCTCATATGAATGCTCAGCAAGTTGGTGTTAGTAATATGTTGAGTGCAACAATCAGCTTCCCTTTTCCTGGAAAACAAGTTCCAAATGTGCAGTCTCCAATAGGAAAACAGAAAGGCTGGCCTGATTTTCAAGTGCTTGAGCAGCTAAAACAACACAATGAACAACATCTGCAGCCACATCAACAGCTTGTGAATGGTGGTAGCCAACTCTTTAATTCGCTGCCTGAGCAATATCCAGGACAGTCTATATGGACAGGTCGTTACTTCATGTGA